Proteins encoded by one window of Govania unica:
- a CDS encoding carbon-nitrogen hydrolase family protein: MLPVGLVQMTSDGDVTRNIRVASEFVRAAHGAGAEFVLTPEVTSLLTSDKERQRAMIVPEAADPALAAFRSLAADLRIWLLIGSLPILGASGKFLNRSFLLDPAGAVRARYDKIHLFDVELGEGRSFRESDQYEGGTSAVLAETPWGPLGLSICYDVRFPQLYRAYAQAGAGLLTVPSAFTPWTGEAHWHALLRARAIECGAFVLAPAQTGDHGGGRATYGHSLVVDPWGRVLADGGAEPGVVLVELDLSAVAEARAKIPSLRHDVAFRVDSL, translated from the coding sequence ATGTTGCCTGTGGGATTGGTTCAGATGACATCGGATGGCGATGTGACCCGGAATATCCGGGTCGCGTCGGAGTTCGTGCGCGCGGCTCATGGGGCCGGGGCGGAGTTCGTGCTGACGCCCGAGGTGACGTCCCTTCTGACTTCGGATAAGGAGCGCCAGCGGGCCATGATCGTGCCCGAAGCGGCGGACCCTGCGCTCGCCGCCTTTCGCAGTTTGGCCGCCGATCTGCGGATCTGGTTGCTGATCGGGTCGCTGCCGATCCTTGGGGCCAGCGGCAAATTCCTCAACCGGTCCTTCTTGCTCGACCCGGCCGGGGCCGTGCGTGCGCGCTATGACAAAATTCATCTGTTCGATGTGGAGCTTGGCGAAGGCCGCAGCTTCCGCGAGTCCGATCAGTATGAGGGCGGCACAAGCGCGGTGCTGGCCGAGACCCCCTGGGGGCCGCTCGGTCTGTCGATCTGTTATGATGTGCGGTTCCCGCAGCTCTATCGTGCCTATGCTCAGGCGGGGGCGGGTCTGCTGACCGTGCCCTCGGCCTTTACGCCCTGGACCGGCGAGGCTCATTGGCATGCGCTGTTGCGGGCGCGGGCCATTGAATGCGGGGCCTTTGTGCTTGCTCCGGCGCAGACCGGGGATCATGGCGGTGGCCGGGCGACCTATGGCCATAGTCTGGTGGTTGATCCCTGGGGCCGCGTGCTGGCCGATGGCGGGGCCGAGCCGGGCGTGGTTCTGGTTGAGCTTGATTTATCCGCCGTGGCCGAGGCGCGGGCCAAGATTCCGTCGCTCCGGCATGATGTGGCGTTCCGAGTTGACAGTCTATGA
- a CDS encoding methyltransferase domain-containing protein: MSQPDNGDITVFDRLNLRRHRERAVAEFADHAFLVDEVAERIAERLDDINRPFPNALDLGSHHGPLGRALQARPGHQSLLSTDLALGFAKQSAGHHLQADEEFLPFAPQSFDLVTSAMSLHWVNDLPGALVQIRQTLRPDGLFIGTLFGSETLKELRQAFLEAETAIEGGVSPRVSPFTDVRLAGALLQRAGFALPVADADLVTVTYSDVFALMRDLKGMGESNVHVDRRRGFTNRRTIVAAAEAYHATHALPDGRIPATFQIIYLTGWAPHESQQKPLRPGSAKTRLADVLGVKEGKL; encoded by the coding sequence ATGAGCCAACCGGACAACGGCGACATTACAGTCTTCGATCGCCTCAATCTCCGACGCCACCGCGAACGCGCGGTCGCGGAATTTGCCGACCACGCTTTTCTGGTCGATGAAGTGGCCGAGCGCATCGCCGAGCGGCTCGATGACATCAACCGCCCGTTCCCCAATGCGCTCGATCTCGGCAGCCATCATGGGCCTTTGGGCCGCGCCCTTCAGGCCCGCCCCGGTCATCAGAGTTTGCTCTCCACCGATCTCGCCCTTGGGTTCGCCAAGCAAAGCGCTGGTCATCATCTGCAGGCCGATGAGGAATTCCTGCCCTTCGCCCCGCAGAGCTTCGATCTGGTGACCAGCGCCATGTCGCTCCACTGGGTCAATGACCTGCCCGGCGCGCTGGTGCAGATCCGTCAGACGTTGCGGCCCGACGGGCTGTTCATCGGCACGCTGTTCGGCAGCGAAACCCTCAAGGAATTACGTCAGGCCTTTCTCGAAGCCGAAACCGCCATCGAAGGCGGCGTCAGCCCGCGCGTCAGTCCCTTCACCGATGTGCGGCTGGCCGGCGCGCTGCTGCAACGGGCCGGCTTCGCCCTGCCGGTGGCCGATGCTGATCTCGTGACCGTGACCTATTCCGACGTCTTTGCCCTCATGCGCGACCTGAAGGGCATGGGTGAGTCCAATGTCCATGTGGACCGCCGCCGCGGCTTCACCAACCGCCGCACCATCGTCGCCGCCGCCGAAGCCTATCACGCCACCCACGCGCTGCCAGACGGCCGCATTCCGGCAACGTTCCAGATCATCTATCTGACCGGCTGGGCCCCCCACGAGAGCCAACAAAAACCCCTCCGCCCCGGCAGCGCCAAAACCCGCCTCGCCGACGTCCTCGGCGTCAAGGAAGGCAAGCTTTAA
- a CDS encoding DUF1178 family protein produces the protein MIVFDLKCSGGHVFEAWFASSSAYEEQRARDIVSCPICGATDITKAPMAPNISTSRAEAPAASAVEVAPPQLQTFLENLRAKVESEFDYVGDRFAEEARKIHYGESDARPIYGEATGDESRELREEGVEVLPLPFTRKHDA, from the coding sequence ATGATCGTTTTCGATTTGAAATGCAGCGGTGGTCATGTGTTTGAGGCCTGGTTTGCGAGCAGCAGCGCCTATGAGGAACAGCGCGCCCGCGACATCGTGAGCTGCCCGATCTGTGGTGCCACCGACATTACCAAGGCCCCCATGGCCCCGAACATCTCCACCAGCCGCGCCGAAGCCCCGGCGGCCTCGGCAGTGGAGGTTGCGCCACCGCAGCTTCAGACTTTCCTGGAAAATCTGCGGGCCAAGGTAGAAAGCGAATTTGACTATGTCGGCGATCGCTTCGCCGAGGAAGCCCGGAAAATCCATTACGGCGAAAGCGACGCCCGCCCCATTTACGGCGAAGCCACGGGAGATGAATCCCGGGAGCTCAGGGAGGAAGGGGTCGAAGTCCTGCCCCTCCCCTTCACCCGCAAGCATGATGCTTGA
- the grxC gene encoding glutaredoxin 3, whose product MPQVEIYTTTYCPYCVSAKALLQRKGVAYTEIDVTGNDALRLALLERAGGSRTVPQIFINDRHVGGSDDLHALDAAGKLDPLLTA is encoded by the coding sequence ATGCCTCAGGTTGAAATCTACACCACGACTTATTGCCCCTATTGCGTGAGTGCCAAAGCCTTGCTGCAACGGAAGGGCGTTGCTTATACCGAGATTGATGTGACCGGGAACGATGCGCTGCGTCTGGCCCTGCTGGAGCGGGCGGGCGGCAGCCGCACGGTGCCGCAGATTTTCATCAATGACCGCCATGTGGGCGGATCGGATGATCTGCATGCGCTGGACGCCGCGGGCAAGCTTGACCCCCTGCTTACGGCCTGA
- the ubiG gene encoding bifunctional 2-polyprenyl-6-hydroxyphenol methylase/3-demethylubiquinol 3-O-methyltransferase UbiG, giving the protein MTSTTVDAAEIARFTALAAEWWDLDGPFKPLHRLNPARLGYLSDVLAGHFGRDPRQIRALSGLTLLDIGCGGGLISEPMTRLGASVTGVDAGAENIAAAETHATAAGLDIDYHATAAENLVSEGARFDIVLALEIIEHTADPAAFLHCLAALVKPGGIVIISTLNRTAKSWAMAIAAAEYILHWVPRGTHDWKKFLKPSELAHLMRNAGLTLSSQKGLVFDPRSHSWSLDDHDLDVNYFAVATPGS; this is encoded by the coding sequence ATGACCAGCACCACCGTTGATGCCGCTGAAATCGCCCGCTTTACCGCCCTGGCCGCCGAATGGTGGGATCTCGATGGCCCGTTCAAGCCGCTTCATCGCCTCAATCCGGCCCGGCTCGGCTATCTCAGCGACGTGCTCGCCGGTCATTTCGGCCGCGATCCCCGGCAGATCCGCGCGCTCAGCGGCCTCACCCTTCTCGACATCGGCTGTGGCGGCGGCTTGATTTCCGAACCCATGACCCGGCTCGGGGCCAGCGTCACCGGGGTCGATGCCGGAGCCGAAAATATCGCCGCCGCCGAAACCCATGCCACCGCCGCCGGACTAGACATCGACTACCACGCCACCGCCGCCGAAAATCTCGTCAGCGAAGGTGCCCGGTTCGATATCGTTCTGGCGCTTGAAATCATTGAACATACCGCCGATCCGGCAGCGTTTCTCCACTGTCTCGCCGCGCTCGTGAAACCCGGCGGCATCGTCATCATCTCGACCCTCAACCGCACCGCCAAATCCTGGGCCATGGCCATCGCTGCCGCCGAATATATCCTGCACTGGGTGCCCCGCGGCACCCACGACTGGAAGAAATTCCTCAAACCATCCGAACTCGCCCACCTCATGCGCAACGCCGGCCTGACACTCAGCTCCCAGAAGGGACTGGTGTTCGACCCCCGAAGCCACAGCTGGTCCCTCGACGACCACGACCTGGACGTCAATTATTTCGCCGTCGCCACGCCCGGGAGCTAA
- a CDS encoding ComF family protein has protein sequence MALLGGDEKGKLGSKLRSLMVGGLDLLFPPLCLQCRIEVDGHDSFCSGCWAKLSFLAGSQCYQCGFPFESDLGPDTLCAACIAAPPAYDRARAVFRYDDNSRRLVLSFKHGDRLEGAPAFARWMARVIEQDLLGASGEEIDLIAPVPLHRWRLLKRRYNQAAVLALGLGREMARPVLPELLRRVRATPSQGGLNREERRKNVRGAFALRPHLAERVADRSLLLVDDVMTTGATLDACAKTLKQAGARAVYVVALGRAVQDRA, from the coding sequence ATGGCACTTCTCGGGGGGGACGAAAAGGGGAAACTCGGCAGCAAACTCCGCTCGCTTATGGTGGGCGGGTTGGATTTGCTGTTTCCGCCGCTCTGTCTGCAATGCCGCATCGAGGTTGATGGTCATGACAGTTTCTGTTCAGGCTGTTGGGCCAAGCTGAGCTTTCTGGCCGGCAGCCAGTGTTACCAATGCGGCTTTCCATTTGAAAGCGATCTTGGGCCCGATACCCTCTGCGCTGCCTGCATTGCCGCGCCGCCCGCCTATGACCGGGCGCGGGCGGTGTTTCGTTATGATGACAACTCGCGCCGTCTGGTGCTGTCTTTCAAGCATGGCGACCGGCTGGAAGGCGCACCCGCCTTTGCCCGTTGGATGGCCCGGGTGATCGAACAGGATCTGCTCGGGGCCAGTGGGGAGGAGATTGATCTCATTGCGCCGGTGCCGCTCCATCGATGGCGGCTTTTGAAGCGGCGCTATAATCAGGCGGCGGTACTGGCGCTTGGGCTTGGCCGCGAAATGGCGCGGCCGGTGCTGCCTGAATTGTTGCGGCGGGTGCGGGCGACCCCAAGCCAGGGTGGGCTCAATCGCGAGGAACGGCGGAAGAATGTGCGCGGGGCCTTTGCCTTGCGGCCGCATCTGGCCGAGAGGGTGGCTGATCGCAGCCTGTTGCTGGTCGATGACGTCATGACCACCGGGGCGACGCTTGATGCTTGCGCCAAAACGCTCAAGCAGGCGGGGGCGCGGGCGGTTTATGTGGTGGCCCTCGGCCGTGCCGTACAAGACAGGGCATAA